From Actinopolymorpha cephalotaxi, one genomic window encodes:
- a CDS encoding DUF4082 domain-containing protein: MVLATILGAGWIAATPSPASAAPVDLGNAKSFAVLAGTSVNSTNLSIVTGDLGVSPGNTVVGFPPGQVVNGTIHAGDAVAAAARTDLLAASGALTAQGPATSVASELGGTTRRPGVYTTSGSIFTITGTLTLDAQADPDATFIFQAQNLATADVSNINLINGAQANNVFFQLTASAILGAQSTFYGNVLAQSRVTVSSGAAVYGRVFALTDYVIFQGTTNLLGTRVTLPNDPQTTTTLDVSPNPATSGQQVTFTATVRAVDRTVIPQGEVAFREGDTILGRDFVDSSGVAVFTTSNLPPARHRLTAVYLGGNTFAGEEFIHFAPSASPDVTEVVQVSLFTGLPAPSVESYPDPRAVTVGVKFFSATGGKVAGIRFYKGALNTGTHTVSLWTTDGRLLASSVSSNETGSGWQQADFSSPVAISANTTYLASYHTTSGFYSVNRPYFTVPQRNGPLTAPADGGAQGGNGVYAYGATNTFPTNTFQASNYWVDVAFVPSSTLWQNTTVPATPSHPDANAVTVGVKFFSASAGTVTGIRFYKGALNTGTHTVSLWTASGQLLASAVSSNETASGWQQADFSSPVAISADTTYVASYHTTSGFYSVNRPYFTIDFVSPPLTAPVDGGVRGGNGVYRYGSANSFPTSTYQSSNYWVDVAFELG; encoded by the coding sequence ATGGTCCTGGCAACAATCCTCGGCGCCGGCTGGATCGCGGCAACGCCCTCTCCTGCCAGCGCGGCACCGGTGGACCTCGGAAACGCCAAAAGCTTCGCGGTACTGGCCGGAACCTCGGTGAACAGCACCAACTTGTCCATAGTGACCGGCGACCTGGGGGTGAGCCCGGGTAACACGGTTGTCGGCTTCCCGCCCGGCCAGGTTGTCAACGGCACGATCCACGCCGGTGACGCGGTAGCTGCAGCCGCGCGGACCGACCTGCTCGCCGCCTCCGGCGCCCTGACGGCCCAGGGCCCGGCGACCAGCGTGGCCTCGGAGCTCGGCGGCACAACCAGGAGGCCCGGCGTCTACACCACCAGCGGCAGCATCTTCACCATCACGGGGACGCTCACCCTCGACGCGCAGGCGGATCCAGACGCGACCTTCATCTTCCAGGCCCAGAACCTCGCCACTGCAGATGTCAGCAACATCAACCTGATCAACGGTGCTCAGGCGAACAACGTGTTCTTCCAGCTCACCGCCTCCGCCATCCTGGGCGCCCAGTCCACCTTCTACGGCAACGTGCTCGCGCAGAGCAGAGTCACTGTCTCCAGCGGCGCGGCGGTTTACGGCCGTGTCTTCGCCCTCACCGACTACGTGATCTTCCAGGGCACGACCAACCTGTTGGGGACGCGGGTCACGCTACCGAACGACCCGCAGACGACCACGACGCTGGACGTGTCGCCAAACCCCGCGACCAGTGGACAGCAGGTCACCTTCACCGCCACCGTACGGGCGGTCGATCGCACCGTCATCCCGCAGGGTGAGGTCGCCTTTCGGGAGGGCGACACGATCCTCGGCAGGGACTTCGTTGACAGTTCCGGCGTCGCCGTCTTCACCACGTCGAACCTTCCTCCGGCGCGGCATCGGCTGACCGCCGTCTACCTGGGCGGCAACACCTTCGCCGGCGAGGAGTTCATCCACTTCGCGCCGAGCGCCTCGCCCGACGTCACCGAGGTGGTTCAGGTAAGCCTCTTCACCGGCCTCCCGGCACCGTCCGTCGAGTCGTACCCGGACCCGCGTGCGGTCACCGTGGGCGTGAAGTTCTTCTCCGCCACCGGGGGTAAGGTCGCCGGCATTCGCTTCTACAAGGGCGCGCTGAACACAGGCACTCACACGGTGAGCCTGTGGACCACCGACGGCCGGTTGCTCGCCTCGTCGGTCAGCTCGAACGAGACGGGAAGCGGCTGGCAGCAGGCCGACTTCTCCTCGCCCGTCGCCATCTCCGCCAACACGACCTACCTCGCGTCGTACCACACGACGTCCGGGTTCTACTCGGTCAATCGTCCGTACTTCACCGTGCCACAGAGAAATGGACCGCTGACGGCACCCGCGGACGGTGGTGCGCAGGGCGGTAACGGTGTTTACGCGTACGGTGCTACGAACACGTTCCCCACGAACACGTTCCAGGCCAGCAACTACTGGGTCGACGTCGCGTTCGTCCCGTCCAGCACCCTGTGGCAGAACACCACCGTGCCGGCAACGCCGTCGCATCCGGATGCGAATGCGGTCACCGTGGGCGTGAAGTTCTTCTCCGCCTCGGCCGGTACGGTCACCGGCATTCGCTTCTACAAGGGAGCGCTGAACACCGGTACCCACACCGTCAGCCTGTGGACCGCGAGCGGTCAGCTGCTCGCCTCGGCGGTCAGCTCGAACGAGACGGCCAGCGGCTGGCAGCAGGCCGACTTCTCCTCGCCCGTCGCCATCTCCGCCGACACGACCTACGTCGCGTCGTACCACACGACGTCGGGGTTCTACTCGGTCAATCGTCCGTACTTCACGATCGACTTCGTGAGCCCACCTCTGACTGCACCCGTGGACGGCGGAGTGCGCGGTGGCAACGGTGTGTACAGATACGGGTCTGCCAACAGCTTCCCGACCAGCACCTACCAGTCCAGCAACTACTGGGTCGACGTCGCCTTCGAGCTCGGCTGA
- a CDS encoding DUF4082 domain-containing protein: MTVKPSMSAVTAKQADPAAATRATSTTFSLWDPSTVPATPSAPDTSSVEVGVKFSSSVSGTINSIRFYKGPTNTGTHTADLWSSTGTRLATATFTNETATGWQQVDFSTPVAINANTTYVASYLAPNGGYAVNRSYFTSPFVNGPLTAAIDGGAQGGNGVFVYTSSSKFPTASYQATNYWVDVVFVPTPVPTYSLWDSSTVPDTASAADTSSVEVGVKFSSSVGGTINSIRFYKGPTNTGTHTANLWSSTGTRLATATFTNETATGWQQVDFSTPVAINANTTYVASYLAPTGGYAVNRNYFTSPRVNGSLTAPAGANGVYRYTKSSAFPSASYQATNYWVDVVFTPATPTDSLWDASTVPDTASAADTASLEVGVKFSSSVGGTISGIRFYKGPANTGTHTASLWSLAGARLATATFTNETAQGWQQVNFSAAVTIRAKQTYVASYFAPNGGYATSLNYFSNPYANAPLSAPIDGGPQGGNGVFRYADSSIFPVASLRSTNYWVDVVFTPAPTTSSLWTTSTVPETASQADRSSVEVGVKFSSSVGGTINGVRFYKGPANTGTHTADLWSSTGTRLATATFTNETATGWQQVDFSTPVTITANTTYVASYLAPNGGYATNRSYFTSPRVSGSLTAPAGANGVYRYTTTSAFPTASYQSTNYWVDVVFKADLCPPNSEICVENSKPGSPPSEWDISGAGSTNIQGYATQMSVNKGETVRFKVDTDSPAYRLDIYRIGYYDGDGARKITTIRPSAPLPQVQPACITDISVGLVDCANWSESASWAVPADAVSGVYIAKLVREDATAGSNQIIFVVRDDSGGSDVLVQTSDATWQAYNKYGGYSLYAGELPAGRAYKVSYNRPFTTRGSGCCNGSVQSWFFASEYPLIRWLEANGYDVSYTTEIDTATRGAEILEHKTFISSGHDEYWSNEMRSAVENARDAGVNLIFLSGNEIFWKTRWENSIDTTPYRTLVCYKETANNAKIDPSAEWTGTWQDPRFSPPSDGGRPQNAVTGTFFRVIGDHPLEVPYSFGQLRLWRNTSVANLSPGQTATFPQGYLGYEWDEAPDSNAPPGLVRYSQSTFFIPGDATSKYMISSSYGASYGSGTATHSLTLYRAGSGALVFGSGTVQWAWGLDANHDLPGTPPDIRVQQATVNLLADMKAQPATLQPGLVPATASGDTTPPTSVFTSPPSGSITAATVGTPTLIQGTASDPGGVVGAVEISLDNGATWLTAQGMENWQYTWTPDSIGTFTLRVRAVDDSGNLQTATPDAITVNVSP; this comes from the coding sequence GTGACCGTGAAACCGTCGATGTCTGCGGTGACCGCGAAGCAGGCAGACCCCGCGGCGGCTACGCGAGCCACCAGCACCACTTTCAGTTTGTGGGATCCGTCGACGGTTCCGGCCACACCGTCGGCACCGGATACCAGCTCTGTGGAGGTGGGGGTCAAGTTCTCCTCGTCCGTGAGCGGGACGATCAACAGTATCCGGTTCTACAAGGGGCCGACCAACACCGGCACGCACACGGCGGACCTGTGGTCGTCGACGGGGACCCGGTTGGCCACTGCCACCTTCACGAACGAGACGGCCACCGGCTGGCAGCAGGTCGACTTCTCCACGCCGGTGGCGATCAACGCCAACACGACCTATGTCGCTTCCTATCTGGCACCGAACGGCGGGTACGCGGTCAACCGAAGCTACTTCACCAGTCCCTTCGTCAACGGACCGCTGACCGCAGCCATCGACGGGGGCGCGCAGGGTGGCAACGGAGTCTTTGTCTACACGAGTTCGTCGAAGTTCCCCACCGCGTCCTACCAGGCCACCAACTACTGGGTCGACGTCGTGTTCGTGCCGACGCCTGTTCCGACCTACAGTTTGTGGGATTCGTCGACGGTTCCGGACACGGCGTCGGCGGCGGACACCAGCTCCGTGGAGGTCGGGGTCAAGTTCTCCTCGTCCGTCGGCGGGACGATCAACAGCATCCGGTTCTACAAGGGGCCGACCAACACCGGGACGCACACGGCGAACCTGTGGTCGTCGACGGGGACCCGGTTGGCCACTGCCACCTTCACGAACGAGACGGCCACCGGCTGGCAGCAGGTCGACTTCTCCACGCCGGTGGCGATCAACGCCAACACGACCTATGTCGCTTCCTATCTGGCACCAACCGGCGGCTATGCGGTCAACCGGAACTACTTCACCAGTCCGCGTGTCAACGGTTCGCTCACCGCGCCCGCAGGAGCAAACGGCGTCTACAGGTACACGAAGTCGTCGGCCTTCCCGAGCGCGTCCTACCAGGCCACCAACTACTGGGTCGACGTCGTCTTCACACCGGCCACGCCGACCGACAGTTTGTGGGATGCCTCGACGGTTCCGGACACGGCTTCGGCGGCCGATACCGCGTCCTTGGAGGTGGGGGTCAAGTTCTCCTCGTCCGTCGGCGGGACGATCAGCGGTATCCGGTTCTACAAGGGGCCGGCCAACACCGGGACGCACACGGCGAGCCTGTGGTCGTTGGCGGGGGCGCGGCTGGCCACTGCCACTTTCACGAACGAGACGGCCCAGGGGTGGCAGCAGGTCAACTTCTCCGCAGCGGTGACGATCAGAGCCAAGCAGACCTATGTCGCCTCCTACTTCGCGCCCAACGGCGGGTACGCCACCAGCCTGAACTACTTCAGCAATCCGTACGCCAACGCGCCGCTGTCCGCACCCATCGACGGGGGCCCGCAAGGTGGCAACGGCGTCTTCAGATACGCCGATTCCTCGATCTTCCCCGTCGCGTCGTTGAGGTCCACCAACTACTGGGTCGACGTCGTGTTCACGCCGGCTCCGACGACCAGCAGCCTGTGGACCACGTCGACGGTTCCGGAGACGGCTTCGCAGGCGGACCGTAGCTCTGTGGAGGTAGGGGTCAAGTTCTCCTCCTCCGTCGGCGGGACGATCAACGGTGTCCGGTTCTACAAGGGGCCTGCCAACACCGGGACGCACACGGCGGACCTGTGGTCGTCGACGGGGACACGGTTGGCCACTGCCACCTTCACGAACGAGACGGCCACCGGCTGGCAGCAGGTCGACTTCTCCACACCGGTGACGATCACTGCCAACACAACCTATGTCGCATCCTATCTGGCACCGAACGGCGGCTACGCGACCAACCGAAGTTACTTCACCAGTCCGCGTGTAAGCGGCTCGCTCACCGCGCCCGCCGGAGCGAACGGCGTCTACAGGTACACGACCACGTCGGCCTTCCCGACCGCGTCCTACCAGTCCACCAACTACTGGGTGGACGTCGTTTTCAAGGCAGATCTGTGTCCGCCGAACTCCGAGATCTGCGTGGAGAATAGTAAACCGGGTAGCCCGCCCAGCGAATGGGACATCTCCGGGGCCGGGAGCACCAACATCCAGGGCTATGCCACTCAGATGAGTGTGAACAAGGGAGAGACCGTTCGATTCAAGGTCGACACCGATTCGCCGGCCTATCGCCTCGACATCTATCGGATCGGTTACTACGACGGCGACGGTGCGCGCAAGATAACCACCATCCGGCCTTCCGCGCCGCTTCCACAAGTACAACCAGCCTGCATTACGGACATCTCGGTCGGGCTCGTCGACTGCGCGAACTGGAGCGAGTCCGCCTCGTGGGCGGTGCCTGCAGATGCCGTCTCGGGAGTCTATATCGCCAAGCTCGTCCGGGAGGACGCGACAGCAGGGTCGAATCAGATCATCTTCGTCGTCCGCGACGACTCCGGTGGCTCCGACGTTCTGGTGCAGACCTCGGATGCCACCTGGCAGGCGTACAACAAGTACGGCGGATACAGTCTCTACGCCGGCGAACTCCCGGCCGGCAGGGCGTACAAGGTCAGCTACAACCGGCCGTTCACCACCAGGGGCAGCGGTTGCTGCAACGGCTCCGTGCAGAGCTGGTTCTTCGCCTCCGAGTACCCGCTGATCCGATGGCTGGAGGCCAACGGCTACGACGTCAGCTACACCACCGAAATCGACACCGCGACCCGGGGTGCGGAGATATTGGAGCACAAGACGTTCATCTCGTCCGGCCATGACGAGTACTGGTCGAACGAGATGAGAAGCGCCGTCGAGAATGCCAGGGACGCCGGTGTGAATCTCATTTTCCTGTCCGGTAACGAGATTTTCTGGAAGACCCGATGGGAGAACTCGATCGACACGACGCCGTACCGGACCCTCGTGTGCTACAAGGAAACTGCCAACAACGCGAAGATCGATCCGAGCGCCGAGTGGACCGGCACCTGGCAGGACCCGCGGTTTTCCCCTCCGTCAGACGGTGGTCGTCCGCAGAATGCGGTGACCGGCACGTTCTTCAGGGTCATCGGCGACCACCCCCTGGAAGTCCCGTACAGCTTCGGCCAGCTTCGACTGTGGCGAAACACCTCCGTGGCAAACCTTTCACCGGGACAGACCGCCACCTTCCCGCAGGGATACCTGGGGTACGAATGGGACGAGGCGCCTGACAGCAACGCCCCGCCCGGATTGGTCAGGTACTCGCAGTCGACCTTCTTCATCCCCGGAGACGCCACATCCAAGTACATGATCAGCAGTAGCTACGGCGCATCATATGGTTCGGGTACGGCGACGCACAGTCTGACGCTCTACCGAGCCGGCAGCGGTGCGCTGGTGTTCGGCTCGGGTACCGTCCAGTGGGCGTGGGGACTCGATGCCAACCACGATCTCCCGGGCACGCCGCCGGACATCAGGGTCCAGCAGGCCACCGTGAATCTGCTCGCCGACATGAAGGCGCAACCGGCCACGTTACAGCCGGGACTGGTTCCCGCCACCGCCTCCGGTGACACGACGCCCCCGACCTCGGTCTTCACCAGCCCACCGAGCGGTTCCATCACCGCTGCAACCGTGGGAACTCCCACGCTGATACAGGGGACGGCGAGTGACCCGGGTGGCGTGGTGGGTGCGGTGGAGATATCCCTCGACAACGGTGCGACCTGGC